The following coding sequences lie in one Aricia agestis chromosome 10, ilAriAges1.1, whole genome shotgun sequence genomic window:
- the LOC121731442 gene encoding protein FAM32A has product MGEEDEYACVNKAQLKLKDNSGIKKKKKKKANKDTEKAIENDLKQQLKQANADKRTKAEIAFQKMQEKMQKQRIQQKAEMTHKQRVEKFNQHLDSLTEHFDIPKVSWTK; this is encoded by the exons atgggcgAAGAGGATGAATATGCGTGTGTAAACAAAGCACAGCTGAAACTCAAGGATAATTCTGGaatcaagaagaaaaagaaaaagaaggcAAATAAAGATACAGAGAAAGCTATTGAAAATGATCTGAAACAACAATTAAAACAAGCAAATGCAGACAAACGCACTAAAGCAGAAATAGCATTTCAAAAAATGCAAGAGAAAATG caaAAGCAACGAATACAACAAAAAGCAGAGATGACTCACAAACAAAGGGTAGAGAAGTTTAACCAACATCTAGACAGCCTTACAGAACACTTTGATATACCTAAAGTGTCATGGACAAAATAA
- the LOC121731431 gene encoding uncharacterized protein LOC121731431: MYFIDRGYTSLALIILYGISSISTECTIPVVLRNTWFSFENGQQTITDINANQMTNRGTCVNIKADYHVNYTMVFSYTKCYYCVKLIVRTVNVLEKIETPCVDLEANEEPTVERVCRGLNSHQNLITLFSENSVPVNCRSSLEGVWQFAYQNRFRFTGECSHPDAQIRSCQTAGTQFLITNQKFNITYKKCPGMTGTFEGVVEYSCLGHWFVDKNHFFAVANTKESRKDERYRCFLKNRDDDLYIGASITPQCNTLKTVEKSPERYRVTPVKAEVVEPGCRLPQNFSGDWINTANIDADVFINETHIIETYYPDEGRYRRTIYVCREQRDSRVMMARLTVDGCQKDYVCFDFVPQHHNVIRYRKGLAMIQSNFHTVCSWVQFPNKQNWRYDIFLKKDPSPIRCPVAGKFNFTQKGDVKFETRIIGGVTLSPRPNLYCKLNLSDFSVCDTDQKTIQIKENYCLSVDHLGRPVDIYSDPDYKMKCIGYWKENLKSYLITYDELDPFSKYRCWVYQRADLNRVLMSQALGPYCDLKQDVTSWNYTEGAAVAVEMEEYERERDQCPMHFDDGSDPWSTKENHIKIFSFSYSFWRNNHADALKVSSVLIAIVLAVLIPFQ, from the exons ATCTTtagctttaattattttatatggaa tttCCTCTATATCTACCGAATGCACAATTCCTGTAGTTTTAAGAAATACATGGTTTTCTTTTGAAAATGGGCAGCAGACGATTACAGACATCAACGCGAATCAGATGACAAATAG GGGAACATGTGTCAACATAAAGGCAGATTACCATGTAAATTACACAATGGTGTTCAGTTACACAAAATGCTACTACTGTGTGAAACTCATTGTACGCACAGTTAATGTGTTGGAGAAGATTGAAACACCCTGTGTAGATTTGGAAGCCAATGAGGAGCCAACTGTAGAGAGAGTATGCAGAGGTTTAAATTCACACCAGAATCTCATTACATTGTTTTCAGAGAATTCAGTGCCT GTTAATTGCAGATCATCACTTGAAGGAGTATGGCAATTTGCATACCAGAATCGTTTTAGATTCACTGGAGAATGCAGTCACCCTGATGCCCAAATAAGATCATGTCAAACTGCAGGCACTCAGTTTCTTATAACCAATCAGAAATTCAACATCACATACAAGAAATGTCCGGGAATGACGGGGACATTTGAAGGTGTTGTAGAGTACAGCTGTCTAG gtcattGGTTTGTTGACAAGAATCACTTCTTTGCTGTTGCCAATACCAAGGAATCTCGTAAAGATGAAAGGTACAGATGTTTTCTGAAGAACAGAGATGATGATTTGTACATTGGAGCATCTATTACACCACAGTGTAACACCTTGAAGACTGTTGAAAAATCTCCTGAGAGATACAGAGTCACTCCTGTaaag GCTGAAGTTGTAGAGCCAGGGTGTAGATTGCCTCAGAACTTCTCTGGTGATTGGATAAATACTGCCAATATAGATGCAGATGTTTTCATAAATGAGACACATATCATTGAAACTTATTACCCAGATGAAGGACGTTATAGGCGGACAATTTATGTGTGCAG AGAACAGCGTGATTCCCGAGTAATGATGGCTCGACTTACAGTAGATGGATGTCAAAAGGATTATGTCTGTTTTGACTTTGTTCCTCAACATCACAATGTTATAAG ATACCGCAAAGGACTGGCCATGATACAGAGCAACTTCCACACAGTGTGCTCCTGGGTCCAATTTCCGAACAAACAAAATTGGCGATATGACATTTTTCTGAAGAAAGATCCATCTCCAATCCGCTGTCCAGTTGCTGGCAAGTTTAATTTCACACAAAAAGGCGATGTAAAATTTGAAACCAGAATCATAGGTGGTGTGACACTCAGCCCTCGACCGAACTTGTATTGTAAGCTGAATCTAAGTGATTTTTCGGTGTGCGACACAGACCAGAAAACTATACAGATAAAAGAGAATTATTGTTTGTCTGTGGACCATTTGGGTCGTCCTGTAGACATTTACAGTGACCCAGATTACAAGATGAAATGCATTGGATATTGGAAAGAGAATCTGAAATCCTATCTTATTACTTATGATGAGTTAGATCCATTCTCAAAATACAGATGTTGGGTGTACCAGAGAGCTGATCTTAACAG AGTCCTAATGTCGCAAGCTTTAGGTCCATACTGTGATTTGAAACAGGATGTGACCTCCTGGAATTATACTGAAGGCGCAGCCGTCGCTGTCGAGATGGAGGAATACGAGAGAGAAAGAGACCAATGTCCAATGCATTTTGACGACGGCAGTGACCCATGGTCTACTAAAGAGAACCACATCAAAATTTTCTCATTCTCCTACTCGTTTTGGAGAAATAACCATGCAGACGCATTAAAGGTGTCGAGCGTGTTAATAGCCATTGTATTAGCTGTATTAATTCCATTCCAGTAG